atgttataatccgaggactaacgctttctcatatctgagttaaatctcttttaatttatgttttcttACTTTGCAATCAAAACAACCAACCCCCGCTCCCCTTAATTGTTTTTGTTTACTCTGTTTTCAATCAATTGttcatcaagtccttgtgagatagatcctggtgttcaacaccttgtaatGCATTTAAAATagaatactttgacacgcattATGACAAAGAGAGTTCGTCAATTATAATAAATACTATTGTGTCACTAAATAATTTAAAGTATTGTCTAGTCATCAAGCACTGTTAATTATTGGATGAAAAAATCACAAAGGGACTAAATTTGTTTGATAATAAAAATTATAGGACTAAAATTAAACGAAAAAAACTAGGGAGATCTAAATCACCCGAATAGTACAAGGGAGACCAGCAGTACAATTAAGCATTTATTCTTTAAATCAAAACACACATTACATTTTGTACTTCATAAACTGACAATTTTTCTATGTATCAAGGAAGGATGGGTTGAACCATTAATGATCGAATGAGACTCTGAATTTCAGGATCATGAATAGTATAGCCATCTCCTCGCTGGTATGACCATATTGCTACATTTACAAAGGTTCTAACAGTATTTTTAAAACCTTGGGAGAAAGAAGAATTATGAGTCGCTTCATTAAACTTCTTCCATGTTTTATGTATCACTGATGTTAAATGCTCACGAGCTTCTGCTTCAGGAGCTCCACTTTGGTTCATGTAGCATTGAAGTGACTTAGCAACATCACCCGTCGCATCTTCACGCTGAAAATTAAAGTGGTAAAAAAATTAGAGAGAAGATAATATTGATTGTGCAAAGAATGAGAATGGGAATGGTAATATACTTTATATGTTCCAATATCATTAACCATGCGGAAAATCTTTCCCGCAAAACAAATTATGTCTGGGTACTCTTCCAAATTTTTTATCTCCTCCTCTTTGAAAGAATTTGGAATTAAGAAGTAAGTATGAGTGAGTAAAAGAGGCACACTTGAGGAAGTCACTCCATTTTGTATGTACTCTTCAAAGCTTGGCGTATATCCACTATGGTACCACTTCGCTTCATTTAAAAATGCTTTACATAGATTTGCCCACTGACCAAACAAGTTAACAATTAACATTCTTAATGAATTAAGCACATATTTTTAGGTGTACAACTTCAAACCGAAAATTGATAACTAAGAGGGATTGGATAAAAAAATTCTTACCGCTTTCATTAGGTATGAAGTGATATTAATATTGTACCCGTTCTTCTCTGGATATTCGGAAGCCATTTCATTGACTAAGTTATAGGGTGCTTGAAAGCATGTTTTCATGTAGTCTGGGAGACTATCCATGGAACTTAGATCACACCTATATTCACAAAATAAATACTAGTAGTAATTATTGATGGTGTAAAATTTACAAATGATAGATATGGACCATTAGTGAGGAGCGACTATGCTAACCTGTCAATTACTTCTGTGAAACGCTCTAGTTCTTCCAAGGTACCATACACATCATAAACATCATCAATTAAGGTAATAAAGGAAATGATCCTTGTCATATGTTTTCTGAAAAAATCAAGATCCGGCCTTGAATTTGCTCCCAAGGCCCAAATGTAGTTATCAACCAACCTTTCTCTAAAAAAACTCAACTTTTCTCCAAGTCCCCCTTGATTCCACCATCTTAAGTAATTTACAAAAGTAAAAGAGTTATGAGATTTAGTataaggaaaataaaatataattagttttgatttgattttgatataaTATAAAAGCGCAATATAAGTATCATACTATGAGAAACAGGTATGATAAACTTGTGAAAAAGAAACATGATATACTTTATAAGATTCAAGAATTATGACTCTGAGGTGGATTTTAATCAAGAAT
This portion of the Lotus japonicus ecotype B-129 chromosome 3, LjGifu_v1.2 genome encodes:
- the LOC130744158 gene encoding (-)-alpha-terpineol synthase-like — protein: MTRIISFITLIDDVYDVYGTLEELERFTEVIDRCDLSSMDSLPDYMKTCFQAPYNLVNEMASEYPEKNGYNINITSYLMKAWANLCKAFLNEAKWYHSGYTPSFEEYIQNGVTSSSVPLLLTHTYFLIPNSFKEEEIKNLEEYPDIICFAGKIFRMREDATGDVAKSLQCYMNQSGAPEAEAREHLTSVIHKTWKKFNEATHNSSFSQGFKNTVRTFVNVAIWSYQRGDGYTIHDPEIQSLIRSLMVQPILP